In Microcaecilia unicolor chromosome 1, aMicUni1.1, whole genome shotgun sequence, the following are encoded in one genomic region:
- the LOC115461199 gene encoding olfactory receptor 13G1-like yields MEWKNQNSTPSFILIGLSNHPQLQILLFFIFFVIYVISLLGNILIVTIIIIDTRLHLPMYFFLINLSALDIWCTSVAVPKMLTNIIMKRKDISFAGCVVQLCFFTSALGTELLLLTVMGFDRYIAICYPFHYTIIMNKKLCLLLAAAVWIIGLVNSLVHTGLIFRLHFCGDNILDHFFCEVPSVLRLSCTDTRLNDLVMTAADSFFGISCFLLTLVSYTYIISAVIKIRSAEGKRKAFSTCASHLTVVGLYYATVIYTYLRPAFSYAMADDKIVSALYTILSPVLNPIVYSLRTKEVKEAFMKIVGKKIFPQRI; encoded by the coding sequence ATGGAATGGAAGAACCAAAATTCCACGCCCAGTTTTATCCTAATAGGACTTTCGAACCATCCTCAGCTGcaaattttattgttttttatattttttgtgatctATGTAATATCCCTGCTGGGCAACATCCTCATTGTGACCATCATTATTATagacactcgcctccacctacccatgtacttcttccttATCAACCTCTCTGCCTTGGACATTTGGTGCACCTCGGTGGCTGTTCCCAAGATGTTAACTAATATTATAATGAAGAGAAAAGATATCTCATTTGCTGGCTGTGTTGTACAGCTGTGTTTCTTCACCTCAGCATTAGGAACAGAACTTCTTCTTCTGACTGTAATGGGCTTTGACCGTTATATTGCTATATGTTACCCATTCCATTACACAATCATTATGAACAAGAAATTATGTTTGCTTCTTGCAGCTGCCGTGTGGATAATTGGGCTAGTAAATTCGCTGGTTCATACTGGTTTAATCTTTAGGCTCCATTTTTGTGGTGATAACATCTTAGATCATTTCTTTTGTGAGGTGCCATCCGTCTTAAGGCTTTCCTGTACAGACACACGACTCAATGACCTGGTGATGACAGCAGCTGATTCTTTCTTTGGTATAAGCTGCTTCTTGTTGACACTTGTGTCATACACATATATCATCTCAGCTGTTATAAAGATCCGGTCTGCTGAGGGAAAACGCAAAGCCTTCTCAACCTGTGCCTCCCACCTCACTGTTGTAGGCTTATATTATGCTACTGTCATATACACCTATTTAAGACCTGCTTTCAGCTACGCAATGGCTGATGATAAGATTGTGTCTGCACTATACACTATCTTATCTCCAGTATTGAACCCCATTGTCTACAGTCTACGGACTAAAGAGGTAAAAGAAGCCTTCATGAAAATAGTAGGGAAAAAAATATTCCCCCAAAGAATTTAA